GCTTGAAACAATTAATTAAACAAGAAGTATTTGAATTTGAAGGTACGTTAGATGAAATGCGTTTTTATAGTGTGAAGTTAAGGAAATAATAAACACATTCTATTTTTGAAAGGCTCGTATTTTTAATAATACGAGCTTTTTAAGTTGAATTTGGGCTATACATAAGCTTCCCAGCGAGGGCATATCACATATGAATGGTAAAGGTAATGAATGAAAAGAAGGTGATTTGTTAATATGTATAATCAACAAAATTATCCATATGATCAAGCGATGTATTACAATACACAAAACTACGGGTATGAACCTACAAATGAAGTGAGAGATATTGAACAAGAAGATTACAGACCAGATGATGCGGAAGATGCTCCAACGTCACCACCACCGTCACAAGCGCCGTCGTTACCGTCTACATTTGCTTCTCCAGCACAACCAGGTAATATGAAATCATGGATGTGTAACTGTCTAGGAAGATGGGGCTATTTACGCTTACATCGTCCTGGTCCTTTCGGAAGGGATTTATGGTTCTTCCCGACTGAAGTGAGAAGAAATGGAGTGTCAGGTTACACGTGGCAAGGTGGTCGTCGTCGTAAAGTAAGTTATCGCTATCAACAAATTAGTAATTTTATGTGCTTCGCATAAAGAGAAGTGAGAGAGTGAAACGATTTTACTCTCTCACTTTTTTATTTTTCAATATACGAAGTAAGATTTTGATTAAAAATTTACAATTTTCACGTTTTTATTAGAGTATAATGCATATGTTGGGTTGGTTTTCAAAAACAAATGAGAGTGAGGGAATACAATGTCAATGAAAAACAAAGTTGGACTAAAAATAGAGGATGGCATTAATTTAGCTTCAGCTCAATTTAAAGAAGATGCGTATGAAATTTATAAAGAATCTAGAAAAATGCAACCTATCTTATTTGTGAATAAAACTGAACTAGGAGCGGAATGGCTTGTCACAAGATATGAAGATGCCTTGCCGCTTTTAAAAGACAGTCGCTTAAAAAAAGATCCAGCCAATATATTTCCTCAAGATGCATTGAATGTGTTTCTTACGGTTGACAATAGTGATTATTTAACTACTCATATGTTAAATTCAGATCCACCTAACCATAATCGTCTACGATCACTCGTACAAAAAGCTTTTACACCGAAGATGATCACGCAATTGGAAGGAAGAATACAGGATATTGCAGATGGTTTGTTAAATGAAGTCGAGCGAAAGGGTTCATTAAATCTTGTTGATGATTATTCGTTCCCTTTACCTATCATTGTAATAAGTGAAATGCTCGGTATTCCAAAAGAAGATCAAGCGAAATTTAGAATTTGGTCTCATGCTGTCATTGCTTACCCAGAAACACCAGAAGAAATAAGAGAAACTGAAAAGCAACTATCTGAGTTTATTACATATCTTCATTATTTAGTTGATATTAAAAGAAAAGAGCCAAAAGAAGACTTGGTGAGTGCTTTAATACTTGCAGAGAGTGAAGGGCATAAACTTAGCGCTCGGGAACTATATTCAATGATAATGCTATTAATTGTAGCAGGACACGAGACGACAGTGAATTTAATTACAAATACGGTATTAGCACTTCTTGAAAATCCAAATCAATTACAGTTATTAAAAGAAAACCCAAAATTAATTGATGCTGCTATTGAGGAAGGATTACGATATTATTCTCCAGTTGAGGTTACAACTTCAAGATGGGCAGCGGAGCCATTTCAAATTCACGACCGAACAATCGAAAAAGGAGATATGGTTGTCATTGCCTTAGCTTCTGCAAACCGTGATGAAACTGTATTTGAAAACCCAGAAGTATTCGAGATTACTCGGGAAAATAATCGTCATATTGCCTTTGGTCATGGTAGTCATTTCTGCTTAGGCGCCCCACTTGCTAGGTTGGAAGCAAAGATTGCTATTACTACTTTGTTTAATCGAATGCCTGAACTACAAATAAAAGGGAATCGTGAAGAAATTAAATGGCAAGGTAACTATTTAATGCGTTCTTTAGAGGAATTACCTTTAACTTTCTAGAATAGTTAAAAGGAGACATGCATACATCGAAAATGATTTACATAGAGTATGTATGTATTATTTAAATTCGAAACGGAAGGGTGAAGACATCCCGATGATCTACTAATTCTATTTATAAGAGATCTTCGTTAAAAAACGAAATATTCTTCTGAATAGGGTTAGTCTGTACATTTATAGAAAAGGGATGTATTTCGCTCTGCGAATATATAGTCTTTTTATATGATTTGTGCTGCCTCCTGTTCAGAACATGAAATAGGAGGCTTTTTTATGTCGACAAATGTAGTAACGAAACAAAACAATGGGGTATCACAAGTATTAAAAAATCGGTTTGTTCAAGGGATTTTAGCATCAGCATTATTTTTACAAATAGGAATATGGGTTCGAAACTTTGCGGTATTACTATATGTAATGGAAATGACAAAAGGTGATGCTTTTGCTATTTCGATGATTTCAGTTGCTGAATTCGCTCCAATTTTTATTTTTTCATTTATTGGCGGTACTTTTGCTGATAGGTGGAAGCCAAAGAAGACAATGATATGGTGTGAAACGTTAAGTTCCATTTCAGTATTCGCTGTATTAATTACGCTTATGTTTGGAACGTGGAAAATTGTGTTTTTTGTGACACTCATCTCTGCAATCCTTTCACAGTTTTCACAACCATCTGGAATGAAGTTGTTTAAACAACATTTATCAACGGAACAAATTCAATTAGCAATGTCTATATATCAAACGATATTTGCAATATTTATGGTATTAGGACCAATCCTAGGGACATTTATCTTTCATAGTTTTGGAATTTATATTTCAATCATCATAACAGGTATCTCGTTTTTACTTGCGGCAGTTGTATTGTTATTTCTTCCAAAAGATCTTGAAAACGACGTAGAAAAGAAAGATATCACTCTGTTGCAGGAGATGAAGGATGGTATTAAGTATGTCAAAAAGAAAAAAGCATTAACTTTGCTAGGGCTTTGTTTTATGGCTGCAGGACTAGGTATAGGATTAATTCAGCCATTAGGTATATTTATTGTGACTGAGCAGTTAGGGTTATCAAAAGAGAGTTTACAGTGGCTATTAACAGTAAATGGTGCAGGAATGATTGTTGGCGGAGCATTAGCGATGGTATTTGCGAAAAACGTTGCTCCGCAAAAGATGTTAATTATCGGTATGCTTGGTCAAGCAATTGGTATTGGCATTATAGGATATTCTACAAATTTATGGGTGACACTTACAGCGCAGCTTTTTAGTGGTTTAGCTCTTCCTTGTATCCAAATTGGTATTAATACGCTTATTATTCAAAATAGCGATACTGATTTTATAGGTCGTGTAAATGGTATTTTAAGTCCGCTTTTTACTGGTTCAATGGTGGTAACGATGAGTATTGCCGGTTCTTTAAAAGAGATGTTTTCATTAAGTATGATGTATGAAGGGACGGCTTTACTTTTTATAATTGGATTATTGTTTATTTTACCTATATACAATTTAAAGCCAGTAATAGTGGTGGAAAGTGAAATAAGTGGTAAAGGAAGTGCTGTACAAAATGAATCCTAATCCAAATGTTAAATACCCTATTGAAGGGAATCAAAACGTTCAATTTATAAAAAATACAATAACAAAACCTAATATACTTGTTGGTGACTATTCTTATTATGATACGAAAGATGGAGAAACATTTGAAGATCGAGTATTACATCATTATGAATTTCTAGGGGATTGCCTTACAATTGGAAAATTTTGTAGTATTGCATCTGGAATTAACTTTATTATGAACGGAGCGAATCATCGAATGGATGGATTTTCAGCATATCCATTTAATATATTTGGAAATGGGTGGGAGAAGTATACACCTAGTTTGTCTGATTTACCTTATAAAGGTGATACAGTTATAGGAAATGACGTTTGGATTGGTATGGATACAACAATTATGCCCGGAATAAAAATAGGGGATGGTGCAATCATTGCAGCTAAATCTGTTGTGACTAGAGACGTTGCACCATATACAATTGTTGGTGGAAACCCTGCAAATAAAATAAAAGAGAGATTTTCAAATGAAATAATCCAAGAATTATTGCAAATTCAATGGTGGCATTTTGACATTGAAAAAATAACTGAAAATATTGATGCTATTGTCCGAGGAGATATTGAACCATTAAGAAAGCTAAAAAGGGAATAAAAAATGAATGACAAATAGTATCATACCTCCGAATTTTGTTAATGATAATAGAACAAGGAGGTGTGATACTATGGCACAAGACGTTTTATGTGAAGTAAACAACTGTAAATTTTGGGCAAACGGTAATAAATGTAGTGCAGAGGCAATTTACGTAGTAAGTCATAAAGGTAAACATGCATCTACAACGGAAGAAACAGATTGCAAAACATTTGATCCAGAAGTGTAATTTCTTTAAGGGTAGCCAAATCGTGGTTGCCCTTTTATTAATCATAGTATTGATAATAAATATCATTTTCATTCATTGTTTTTAACTTTTCTTGTTATTTTTTCATATTTTTTTCATAAGTGATGTAATCCAACTCAATTCATGTTCAATTCGTGATTTACTAAATTCAATGACTTCAGTAATAAAAGATGAGGTGACATCTAGAGTCTGAATAGCAGTAAGCTGATTATGTAGTACGTTTTGACGTACAGTCAAAATCTCTTTTCTATCCTCATAGTCAAGTTTTTCAAATAGCGCAATACGAACTAGAAATTCTGTATTGTTTGTCGCAAGTTTTTCAGGAAACTCTCGTAACATTTCAGAAAAAATTTCTTCTCCTGTTTCTGTTATATCGTACATATTTCGGTTTGGTTTTCCGACTTGTTTATGTATTTTTTTTGTTATAGCACCCATATTTTCAAAGCGCCGAAGGGCAGGGTAAAGCATGTTGTGATTTAACTCAAAATTCTCACCTAAACGATTTTGAACATTTTTTTTGATTTCATATCCATGTTTTGGTCCTGTCGTTAATTCTGCTAGCAGTAAAATGTCAACGTACATAAAACTCCCCCTTATATATTTCTCAAGTTCTCTAATGAAAACTCTCCTTTTGTATATGTTAAAATAACATATGATAGTTTATACAACTTTGAACTGCCGACCTATCACTTTTATTGTAAAAGAAAAGGGAGGAAAGAACTATGGCTTCACCTGAAAATGTTATTTTAGTTCATGAAATTTCAAAGCTGAAAACAAAAGAAGAGTTATGGAATCCATATGAATGGTATCGTTTGATGAGGGATAATCACCCAGTTCATTATGATGAAGAGCAGGATGTATGGAATGTTTTTTTATACGATGATGTAAATCGTGTTTTATCAGATTATCGCTTATTTTCAAGTAGAAGGGAGCGCAGACAATTCTCAATTCCTCCTTTAGAAACTAGAATAAATATAAACTCTACAGATCCACCAGAACATCGCAATGTACGTTCCATTGTTTCTAAGGCATTTACTCCAAGAAGTTTAGGACAGTGGAAACCTCGAATACAGGCTATCGCAGATGAACTTGTACAACATATCGAAAAATGTAGTGAAGTTAATATCGTTGAACAGTTTGCTGCACCTTTACCTGTTACCGTTATTTCTGATTTATTAGGAGTCCCAACAACAGATCGTAAAAAAATTAAAGAATGGTCTGATATTTTATTTATGCCGTATAGTAAAGAAAAGTTTAATGATCTGGATGCCGAGAAAGGGATAGCATTAAATGAATTCAAAGCATACCTTCTACCGATTGTTCAGGAAAAGAGATATCATTTAACCGATGATATCATATCTGATTTAATTCGAGCTGAATATGAAGGCGAAAGATTAACCGATGAGGAAATTGTAACCTTTTCATTAGGTTTACTAGCGGCTGGGAATGAAACCACTACAAATTTAATTATTAATAGCTTTTATTGCTTTTTAGTAGATTCACCTGGAATTTATGAAGAGTTAAGAAAAGAACCTAACTTAATTTCAAAAGCGATTGAGGAAGTATTACGCTATCGCTTTCCTGTTACATTGG
This genomic interval from Bacillus thuringiensis contains the following:
- a CDS encoding cytochrome P450, translated to MASPENVILVHEISKLKTKEELWNPYEWYRLMRDNHPVHYDEEQDVWNVFLYDDVNRVLSDYRLFSSRRERRQFSIPPLETRININSTDPPEHRNVRSIVSKAFTPRSLGQWKPRIQAIADELVQHIEKCSEVNIVEQFAAPLPVTVISDLLGVPTTDRKKIKEWSDILFMPYSKEKFNDLDAEKGIALNEFKAYLLPIVQEKRYHLTDDIISDLIRAEYEGERLTDEEIVTFSLGLLAAGNETTTNLIINSFYCFLVDSPGIYEELRKEPNLISKAIEEVLRYRFPVTLARRITEDTNIFGPLMKKDQMIVAWVSAANLDEKKFSQASQFNVHRTGNEKHLTFGKGPHFCLGAPLARLEAEIALTTFINAFEKIELSPSFCLETCILENEQTLKYLPIRLKAK
- a CDS encoding PadR family transcriptional regulator, whose translation is MYVDILLLAELTTGPKHGYEIKKNVQNRLGENFELNHNMLYPALRRFENMGAITKKIHKQVGKPNRNMYDITETGEEIFSEMLREFPEKLATNNTEFLVRIALFEKLDYEDRKEILTVRQNVLHNQLTAIQTLDVTSSFITEVIEFSKSRIEHELSWITSLMKKI
- a CDS encoding DUF1540 domain-containing protein, which codes for MAQDVLCEVNNCKFWANGNKCSAEAIYVVSHKGKHASTTEETDCKTFDPEV
- a CDS encoding Vat family streptogramin A O-acetyltransferase: MNPNPNVKYPIEGNQNVQFIKNTITKPNILVGDYSYYDTKDGETFEDRVLHHYEFLGDCLTIGKFCSIASGINFIMNGANHRMDGFSAYPFNIFGNGWEKYTPSLSDLPYKGDTVIGNDVWIGMDTTIMPGIKIGDGAIIAAKSVVTRDVAPYTIVGGNPANKIKERFSNEIIQELLQIQWWHFDIEKITENIDAIVRGDIEPLRKLKRE
- a CDS encoding MFS transporter, with amino-acid sequence MSTNVVTKQNNGVSQVLKNRFVQGILASALFLQIGIWVRNFAVLLYVMEMTKGDAFAISMISVAEFAPIFIFSFIGGTFADRWKPKKTMIWCETLSSISVFAVLITLMFGTWKIVFFVTLISAILSQFSQPSGMKLFKQHLSTEQIQLAMSIYQTIFAIFMVLGPILGTFIFHSFGIYISIIITGISFLLAAVVLLFLPKDLENDVEKKDITLLQEMKDGIKYVKKKKALTLLGLCFMAAGLGIGLIQPLGIFIVTEQLGLSKESLQWLLTVNGAGMIVGGALAMVFAKNVAPQKMLIIGMLGQAIGIGIIGYSTNLWVTLTAQLFSGLALPCIQIGINTLIIQNSDTDFIGRVNGILSPLFTGSMVVTMSIAGSLKEMFSLSMMYEGTALLFIIGLLFILPIYNLKPVIVVESEISGKGSAVQNES
- the cypA gene encoding cytochrome P450 gives rise to the protein MSMKNKVGLKIEDGINLASAQFKEDAYEIYKESRKMQPILFVNKTELGAEWLVTRYEDALPLLKDSRLKKDPANIFPQDALNVFLTVDNSDYLTTHMLNSDPPNHNRLRSLVQKAFTPKMITQLEGRIQDIADGLLNEVERKGSLNLVDDYSFPLPIIVISEMLGIPKEDQAKFRIWSHAVIAYPETPEEIRETEKQLSEFITYLHYLVDIKRKEPKEDLVSALILAESEGHKLSARELYSMIMLLIVAGHETTVNLITNTVLALLENPNQLQLLKENPKLIDAAIEEGLRYYSPVEVTTSRWAAEPFQIHDRTIEKGDMVVIALASANRDETVFENPEVFEITRENNRHIAFGHGSHFCLGAPLARLEAKIAITTLFNRMPELQIKGNREEIKWQGNYLMRSLEELPLTF